The DNA sequence AAACCGAtgaaccctctctcaaactgtggAAACCAAGGACGATGCATGTCGTGCCAAATCACTTAAGCGaattgcatactctgacacagtcatagcaccctggcacaattgctcaaactctgtgcgccatgcgaCTCTAAGACTCTGTGGAACATACTCCTtcaagaacatgtccgagaactgagtccatgtaagtgaagctgcctcagctggactactcaactcataagcacgccaccactgataggccgctcctctaagctggaatgcagtaaaggaaaccccactcgactccgctgCACCCATAGTActgagaatacggtgacactcctctagaaaactcTGGGCATCCTCCAACGCCAATctactgaaggtaggagggtggtacttcttatacctctcaagtatgagctgctctacctcagaaactgctgccctaacctcgggctgaactggagctaccgactGCACTGGTATGATCTTTGGATCTTGGTCTACCTGAAATTGCTGCTCTGGGTACCGGCGATGAgaatttgtgctcctcccccggcctgatatgtggcaggagcaagtggaaacaatccagcctgagctaaggtgctgaacatgctcagaaactaggctagagtctcctggagtgcTGGTGctgcaacaggtacctcaggtgcctgccctccagctggagctactgggggctcctctatagcagctcgtgcaggtgctctggatgcaccacgtggatgtcctttccctctaccccggccccggccccgacctctcgcggctctataAAGGGGCACGGGTGCCTGGTTATCAGATCcacctgtacgtgtcctcaccatctgtgagagaatagaatacagaagtttagaatttcgaagtcgaTAATTTCGCATGACAAGGAACCAAGGAAGTGTAATTTTCATAATAGtaccatagcctcccgaagataaatacagacgtctctataccgatccgtgagactctactaaacttgcttgtgactaacaacacctatgaacctagagctctgataccaacttgtcatgacccaaactcccttttataacgtcgtgatggcacctagtctctacgactaggtaagcctaacaaattgcggaaaataacaaaatgaaagtaaaacttggcaactaacagcagtgggtaactgaataactagtaacaatgtcgctcggtatgtacaataaccaatactctataaatacatagtcttcccaaaacctcgaacatcataagtcacaagctacagaacgaaactagtatctctatacaccagagtctaacaaaagaagtacaaaaggtaaatgacataggagagaataggggggactccgaggtctgggGACGTGGACGATGTACGTTGAAGTCTCCATAcaacaacaagcactctcagctagtagcggggctaataagaagcacttggatctgcacatgaaaacatgtgcagcagagtagcatgagtacaccataatggtacccagtaagtgcccaacctaacctcggtcgagtagtgacgaggtcaggtcaggcccactggtaaataataaataaggtaggagaatatacagtataataagagactagaatttaacaaaaggaaacacagcaaggcaacagtacaacacacaggggtaaacagcaggggatctcccgagataccgtctcgtagtccaaaaataaatatgcagggcagaactcctgaggtacctcctcgtagtctcaaaagtaaatatacagggagaactcccgaggtaccgcctcatagtctcaaaagaaaatatacagggagaactcctgaggtaccgcctcgtagtctcaaaagtaaatgtgcagggagaactcccgaggtaccgcctcgtagtctcaaaagtaaatgtccAGGGAGAACTGCtgaggaaccgccttgtagtctcaaaagtaaatgtatagggagaactcccgaggaatcgcctcgtagtctcaaaaataaatgtgcagggagaacacCGAGGAACCgcatcgtagtctcaaaagtaaatgtgcagggagagcTCCCGAGGAACTgcatcgtagtctcaaaagtaaacagaAAGCTCAAaacgataaatacaacagttaactgtaagatttctatagttat is a window from the Nicotiana tomentosiformis chromosome 10, ASM39032v3, whole genome shotgun sequence genome containing:
- the LOC138899802 gene encoding uncharacterized protein; amino-acid sequence: MVRTRTGGSDNQAPVPLYRAARGRGRGRGRGKGHPRGASRAPARAAIEEPPVAPAGGQAPEHLSSGWIVSTCSCHISGRGRSTNSHRRYPEQQFQVDQDPKIIPVQSVAPVQPEVRAAVSEVEQLILERYKKYHPPTFSRLALEDAQSFLEECHRILSTMGAAESSGVSFTAFQLRGAAYQWWRAYELSSPAEAASLTWTQFSDMFLKEYVPQSLRVAWRTEFEQLCQGAMTVSEYAIRLSDLARHASSLVSTV